The Neodiprion fabricii isolate iyNeoFabr1 chromosome 4, iyNeoFabr1.1, whole genome shotgun sequence genome window below encodes:
- the LOC124180859 gene encoding EH domain-containing protein 3, with product MFSWLNREDNGKAELFENVTEGLKKIYRSKLLPLEQHYQFHDFHSPQLDDPDFDAKPMILLVGQYSTGKTTFIKYLLERDFPGIRIGPEPTTDRFIAVMYDEKEGVIPGNALVVDPNKQFRPLSKFGNAFLNRFQCSTVASPVLKGISIVDTPGILSGEKQRVDRGYDFTGVLEWFAERVDRIILLFDAHKLDISDEFRRSIEALRGHDDKIRIVLNKADMIDHQQLMRVYGALMWSLGKVLQTPEVARVYIGSFWDQPLRYDVNRRLFEDEEQDLFKDMQSLPRNAALRKLNDLIKRARLAKVHAYIISALRKDMPSMFGKDGKKKDLIKNLGQVYDQIQREHQISPGDFPDLKKMQESLAHHDFTKFHPLKPRLLEIVDKMLAEDIAKLMAMIPHEEMATSTEPMIKGGAFEGVEDQVSPFGYKRGEGIDAGAGEPEWIVNKERYKWDSMFDSLGPMDGKITGAAAKSEMVKSKLPNSVLGKIWKLSDIDQDGLLDADEFALAMHLINVKIDGHDIPSELPDHLVPPSKRNL from the exons ATGTTCAGCTGGCTGAATCGCGAGGACAACGGCAAGGCGGAGCTCTTCGAGAACGTGACCGAGGGTCTGAAGAAGATCTACAGGTCGAAGCTGCTGCCCCTCGAGCAGCATTACCAGTTCCACGATTTCCACTCGCCGCAGCTCGACGATCCTGACTTCGACGCGAAGCCGATGATCCTGCTGGTCGGTCAGTACTCGACGGGGAAAACGACGTTCATAAAGTACCTCCTGGAGCGAGACTTCCCGGGGATCCGGATCGGCCCCGAGCCGACTACCGACCGGTTCATAGCCGTCATGTACGATGAAAAGGAGGGCGTGATTCCCGGTAACGCCTTGGTCGTCGATCCTAACAAGCAGTTCCGACCCCTCTCAAAGTTTGGGAACGCCTTCCTCAACCGGTTCCAATGCTCGACGGTTGCCTCCCCGGTTCTCAAGGGTATATCCATCGTCGACACCCCTGGTATTCTGTCCGGTGAAAAGCAGCGCGTAGACAGAGGCTACGACTTCACCGGGGTGCTCGAGTGGTTCGCAGAGCGTGTCGACAGGATCATCCTACTCTTCGATGCCCACAAGCTGGACATCTCCGACGAGTTCAGGAGGTCCATCGAGGCTCTGCGGGGCCACGACGATAAGATTAGAATCGTACTAAACAAGGCTGATATGATCGATCATCAGCAGCTCATGCGGGTCTACGGGGCACTTATGTGGTCCCTTGGCAAGGTTCTGCAGACACCTGAAGTCGCCAGGGTGTATATCGGCTCCTTCTGGGACCAGCCGCTTAGATACGATGTCAATCGCAG GCTTTTTGAAGACGAGGAACAAGATCTGTTCAAAGATATGCAATCGTTGCCCAGGAATGCTGCGCTTAGAAAACTTAATGACCTAATCAAACGTGCTCGCCTAGCTAAG GTTCACGCTTACATCATTAGTGCATTGCGAAAAGACATGCCCTCAATGTTtggaaaagatggaaaaaagaaggatCTTATTAAAAATTTGGGTCAAGTTTATGACCAGATACAAAGGGAGCATCAAATATCTCCCGGTGATTttccagatttgaaaaaaatgcagGAATCTCTGGCTCATCACgatttcacaaaattccaTCCGCTTAAACCTAGGCTACTGGAAATTGTGGACAAAATGCTTGCCGAGGATATCGCTAAGCTTATGGCTATGATTCCTCACGAAGAAATGGCCACCTCCACAGAACCAATGATCAAGG GTGGTGCCTTTGAGGGAGTAGAGGATCAGGTCAGTCCGTTTGGTTACAAGAGAGGCGAAGGTATCGATGCTGGTGCCGGCGAACCAGAATGGATCGTTAATAAGGAACGTTATAAGTGGGACTCGATGTTTGACAGTCTTGGTCCCATGGATGGGAAAATTACCGGAGCTG CTGCTAAATCGGAGATGGTTAAATCCAAGCTGCCAAACAGCGTTCTAGGAAAGATTTGGAAGCTTTCTGACATCGACCAGGATGGTTTACTGGATGCGGATGAATTTGCACTTGCGATGCACCTAATCAATGTCAAAATAGATGGTCACGATATACCTTCGGAACTTCCGGATCATCTGGTGCCCCCTTCGAAACGTAACTTATGA